The nucleotide window GTGTCACCACTTCAGCTACTTTATTTTGGCACGCACTTGCCGATCAACAGGCTCGCCGCCTGATCGCAGACCTTCGCGCCATCCCCGCTATTGCAGACGGCCACCACCGCGAAGTCCTTGGCCGGTGCCAACCACATCACCGCGAAGAACATGGTGTTCGAACCATTGTGCGTGAGCGTGGCACCGCCCGCCCAATCGCGTTTGGTTGTGACCCAGCCGCAGGCGTAATCATCTCCCGGTGGCACCGGACGATGCAGGTCATCGAGCTGGGTCTGGCTCAGCGGACCTTTCTTCAGATCGCCGAGGTGGAAACCGGCATACTTCGCGAAATCGAGCACGGACATATACACCGTACCCGCCGGACCGATGGCCGCGGGGTTGTCGCCATCCGGCTGCGGATTCACGGCGACGAGTTTGCCATTCACCAAATGATGACCATAAGGCTGGTCCACCTTGCCATTCGTGGCCGGAGCGCCGAAGCCCGCGGAGGTGATGCCCAGCGGCTTGAACAAGCGCTCCTGCATCAAATCCTCCCAGGCGCGACCGGTGACTTTTTCCAAAGCCGCACCACCGATGGCGAAGCCACCGTTGGAATAGACGCGGCCCTGTCCGGGCGTGTAGTCCGGCTTCACGGAGAGAATGTCCTTCACCAGCGCCTTGCGCTGTTCCGGTCCGCTGCGGTTCCGATCCCAACTGGGATTCTTCAACTCATGCGGTACGCCGCCGCTGTTGGAAAGCATCTGCCGCAGCGTGGCCTCGCGGTAGTCCGGATGGATTTCGAAGTCCTTGAAGACATCGGAGACCTTCGTGTCCCAACCGATCTTGCCATCCGCGATGATCATGGCCGCGAGGCTGGCGGTCATCGACTTGGTGCAGGAAC belongs to Luteolibacter ambystomatis and includes:
- a CDS encoding serine hydrolase domain-containing protein is translated as MVRCILILCASVAVSMAKEPLDVSADLAKLLENSQVPGMAAAAVLKGEVVAAGTAGVRKLDEPQKVELGDHFHVGSCTKSMTASLAAMIIADGKIGWDTKVSDVFKDFEIHPDYREATLRQMLSNSGGVPHELKNPSWDRNRSGPEQRKALVKDILSVKPDYTPGQGRVYSNGGFAIGGAALEKVTGRAWEDLMQERLFKPLGITSAGFGAPATNGKVDQPYGHHLVNGKLVAVNPQPDGDNPAAIGPAGTVYMSVLDFAKYAGFHLGDLKKGPLSQTQLDDLHRPVPPGDDYACGWVTTKRDWAGGATLTHNGSNTMFFAVMWLAPAKDFAVVAVCNSGDGAKVCDQAASLLIGKCVPK